The following are encoded in a window of Chryseobacterium sp. genomic DNA:
- a CDS encoding M28 family peptidase, with protein MDWQTAAPGANDDGSGVAAVIESARIYLPVKHRQLYHFPKTISCLLFRAFLNQAILACL; from the coding sequence ATGGACTGGCAGACAGCGGCGCCCGGCGCCAATGATGACGGCAGTGGAGTAGCCGCAGTTATTGAGAGCGCCAGGATATATTTACCAGTGAAACATCGGCAACTATACCATTTTCCAAAGACAATTTCCTGTTTGCTGTTCAGAGCGTTTCTGAATCAGGCAATCTTAGCCTGCCTGTGA
- a CDS encoding enoyl-ACP reductase, producing the protein MSYGLLKGKKGIIFGALNNQSIAWKVAEKCHEEGAEFILSNAPIALRMGELNELAEKTGSEVIGADATSVEDLGKLFDAAVEKFGKIDFILHSIGMSVNVRKGKHYTEMNYDWLEKGWDISAVSFHKVMRVAWEKDCMNEWGSILALSYIAAQRTFPDYNDMSDNKAYLESIARTFGYYWGEKAKVRVNTISQSPTMTTAGSGVKGFGGFFGYADDMSPLGNASAEQCANYCVSMFSDLTKMVTMQNLFHDGGFSNTGVSQKVVNKYDMNAPE; encoded by the coding sequence ATGTCATACGGATTATTAAAAGGAAAAAAGGGGATTATTTTCGGCGCACTGAATAACCAGTCCATTGCCTGGAAGGTTGCTGAAAAATGTCATGAAGAAGGTGCTGAATTTATTCTGTCCAACGCTCCTATAGCCCTGCGCATGGGTGAGCTGAACGAACTTGCTGAAAAAACCGGTTCTGAAGTAATTGGCGCCGATGCAACTTCAGTAGAGGACCTTGGAAAACTCTTTGATGCGGCCGTTGAAAAGTTCGGTAAGATCGACTTTATTCTGCATTCCATTGGTATGTCCGTGAACGTAAGAAAAGGCAAGCATTATACGGAAATGAACTACGACTGGCTGGAAAAAGGCTGGGACATTTCCGCTGTTTCCTTCCACAAAGTAATGCGCGTGGCCTGGGAAAAAGACTGCATGAACGAGTGGGGTTCCATTTTGGCCCTTAGCTATATCGCTGCCCAAAGAACATTCCCTGATTATAATGACATGTCCGATAACAAAGCCTATCTGGAAAGTATCGCCAGAACATTTGGTTATTATTGGGGCGAAAAGGCAAAAGTGCGGGTAAATACCATTTCGCAGTCGCCTACCATGACTACCGCCGGCAGTGGTGTGAAAGGTTTCGGTGGCTTCTTTGGATATGCCGATGATATGTCGCCGCTTGGCAACGCATCTGCGGAACAGTGTGCTAACTACTGTGTATCCATGTTCAGTGACCTTACAAAAATGGTTACGATGCAGAACCTCTTCCACGACGGAGGCTTCAGCAATACAGGAGTATCGCAGAAGGTAGTCAACAAATATGACATGAACGCACCAGAATAA
- a CDS encoding DNA-3-methyladenine glycosylase I — translation MELKRCPWSEKDELYRTYHDEEWGKPVYEDNIIFEFLVLESFQAGLSWYTILKKRENFRKAFDDFDYRNIALYDETKVAGLMSDAGIVRNRLKILATVNNARRFLEVQQEFGSFSEYIWDFVDGTPLINRPVTTADVPATSAVSDALAKDLKKRGFKFLGSTVMYAHMQATGMVDDHLVDCHCKK, via the coding sequence ATGGAGTTAAAAAGATGTCCCTGGTCTGAGAAGGATGAGCTTTACAGGACGTACCATGATGAGGAATGGGGAAAGCCGGTGTATGAAGACAATATTATTTTTGAATTCCTGGTGCTCGAAAGTTTCCAGGCGGGACTTTCATGGTACACCATTCTGAAGAAGCGTGAAAATTTCCGTAAGGCTTTTGATGATTTTGATTACCGGAATATCGCACTTTATGATGAAACAAAAGTTGCCGGTCTCATGTCGGATGCCGGCATCGTACGTAACAGGCTTAAAATTCTGGCCACCGTCAATAATGCCCGGCGTTTTCTGGAAGTACAACAGGAATTCGGAAGCTTTTCGGAATACATCTGGGATTTTGTAGACGGCACGCCGCTCATCAACAGGCCCGTTACAACGGCTGATGTGCCCGCTACGAGTGCCGTTTCAGATGCTCTTGCCAAAGATTTAAAGAAACGTGGATTTAAGTTTTTAGGTTCCACAGTGATGTATGCTCATATGCAGGCTACCGGAATGGTGGATGATCATCTGGTGGACTGTCATTGCAAAAAATAA